The following proteins come from a genomic window of Theileria equi strain WA chromosome 2 map unlocalized gcontig_1105316255037, whole genome shotgun sequence:
- a CDS encoding hypothetical protein (encoded by transcript BEWA_039660A) yields the protein MSSSMPSSSSSSSSSSSSSSSLPSSCSCPFSSWLISSSLSSNSFSEMPFHSPEALLKWRFSRSAPCLSCKRRRTTSPLWYKSTVIHLTSLGACQISFSSSVTLMKNLLPFGMNDLYFTPSSSP from the coding sequence ATGAGCTCATCTATGccatcctcttcttcttcctcatcctcttcttcttcctcatcctcttcattACCATCATCTTGTTCTTGTCCATTTTCTTCCTGGCTAATTTCTTCCAGCTTATCATCAAATTCGTTCTCAGAGATGCCCTTCCACTCTCCAGAGGCTTTGCTGAAGTGGAGGTTTTCACGATCTGCTCCTTGCCTGAGTTGCAAGCGGAGAAGAACAACTTCTCCTTTGTGGTATAAATCGACAGTTATACATTTGACCTCTTTGGGTGCTTGCCAgatttcattttcttcttccgtaactttgatgaagaatctactcCCCTTTGGGATGAATGACTTGTACTTtactccatcttcttctCCTTGA
- a CDS encoding signal peptide containing protein (encoded by transcript BEWA_039650A), which produces MRVYAVFDLLVLFAIYSCHCFDCFGLFSCFSSCCGSSKEDKGNVTVEVYAPANNQAIQDLTTAVPAPRKSPSEPPTPADNPEQKEEERHEEEVPEEKPKEDTKPESSVPQLTTTPVTLDLAKPDSNSILVRDESNKEITKKRFTSKTDYHISSVVDGDKELWEGGHVKASSSVLSSKDDIHLLFLETDNNGNIFPEFFEKSGEEWTEIDIDEFLKKQNEMRAPAQKVGQQKASTIVETLRDPLTIDIAKIDEETVLTSPDVLSGIKRDVYVPKGSYYFNKIVDDTKTVWEAGNGEKCWLIYDCSRENFNRLLHINVKQPSGISKEVHFEKNNDRWSHITREEFSTKYNGMRDTSKDSKIAAIKASSQNKQTGNLSGTQGNSTEDG; this is translated from the coding sequence ATGAGGGTTTATGCGGTGTTCGATCTCCTCGTACTTTTTGCGATTTATTCTTGCCACTGTTTTGACTGCTTTGGGTTGTTCTCGTGCTTCAGTTCATGCTGTGGCTCAAGTAAGGAAGATAAAGGCAATGTAACAGTAGAAGTATATGCTCCTGCAAACAACCAAGCTATTCAAGATCTTACTACCGCTGTTCCTGCTCCCAGAAAATCTCCTTCTGAACCTCCAACTCCTGCAGATAATCCTGAAcaaaaagaggaagaaagaCATGAAGAGGAGGTACCCGAAGAGAAACCAAAAGAAGATACTAAACCTGAATCATCTGTTCCTCAGCTTACTACTACTCCCGTTACTCTAGATCTTGCCAAACCGGATTCCAACAGTATATTGGTGCGGGATGAAAGTAACAAGGAAATAACAAAAAAGAGATTTACTTCCAAGACAGATTAtcatatatcctctgttgtTGATGGTGATAAGGAGCTATGGGAGGGTGGACATGTAAAGGCTAGTTCCTCTGTCTTATCATCTAAAGATGATATCCATTTGCTCTTTCTGGAAACTGATAATAATGGCAATATTTTCCCAGAGTTTTTCGAGAAAAGTGGTGAGGAGTGGACTGAGATTGATATAGACGAATTCctgaaaaaacaaaatgagATGAGGGCGCCGGCGCAAAAAGTTGGACAACAAAAAGCATCGACTATAGTAGAGACACTCAGAGACCCTCTCACAATTGACATTGCCAAgattgatgaagaaacgGTGCTGACATCACCGGACGTCCTGAGTGGCATTAAACGTGATGTATATGTTCCTAAAGGTAGCTACTACTTTAACAAGATTGTGGACGATACAAAGACGGTTTGGGAAGCTGGAAATGGTGAAAAGTGTTGGCTCATTTACGATTGCTCTAGGGAAAATTTTAATAGGCTCCTGCATATTAATGTCAAACAGCCAAGTGGTATATCAAAGGAGGtccattttgaaaagaacAATGATCGCTGGTCACATATAACTAGGGAGGAATTTAGTACCAAGTACAATGGAATGAGGGACACATCAAAGGACTCCAAAATAGCTGCCATAAAGGCTTCATCTCAGAACAAGCAAACGGGAAACCTTTCAGGTACTCAGGGGAACTCTACAGAAGATGGCTGA